The following are encoded in a window of Kaistia algarum genomic DNA:
- a CDS encoding RsmB/NOP family class I SAM-dependent RNA methyltransferase: protein MGLSPREPQGQRSKRPAVSSVPGLAARAAAAAALDAILSDGRQADAVLESSDGPFAALETRERALARAILGMSLRRHGQIRDALGRFLDKPLPRKSGRMAAILDTAIAQILFMEVADHAAVSLAVSLADADRDARHFKGLANAVLRRVAGARDEIVASQDAPKLNTPPWLLKSWTRAYGEATALAIASAQVSEPSLDLSVKSQPAEWAERLGGIVLPTGSIRLASHGPLEALPGYADGEWWVQDAAAALPARLLGDIAGKSVIDLCAAPGGKTAQLAVAGAKVTAVDISDARLARVRQNLARLRLDATVVAADAGDYLPAEPVDAVLLDAPCSATGTIRRHPDVALLKRPQDVTALVEIQARLLQQATRMLKPGGTLVYCTCSLQTEEGEAQIHRALAELPLALEPIQPSDVGGVGEICRNGFLRSLPSDLVMEDARLSGLDGFFAARLRKLG from the coding sequence ATGGGGTTGAGCCCGCGCGAGCCGCAGGGACAGCGGTCGAAGCGTCCAGCCGTGTCTTCCGTGCCGGGGCTTGCCGCCCGTGCCGCTGCCGCCGCCGCACTCGACGCGATCCTGAGCGACGGCCGGCAGGCCGATGCTGTTCTGGAATCCTCCGACGGCCCCTTCGCCGCACTGGAGACGCGCGAACGCGCTCTGGCGCGTGCGATCCTCGGCATGTCGCTTCGTCGGCACGGCCAGATCCGCGATGCGCTCGGCCGCTTTCTCGACAAGCCGCTGCCTCGAAAGAGCGGCCGAATGGCCGCGATCCTCGATACTGCGATCGCACAAATCCTGTTCATGGAGGTTGCTGACCACGCTGCGGTTTCTCTCGCCGTGAGCCTTGCCGATGCCGATCGCGATGCGCGGCATTTCAAGGGCCTCGCCAACGCCGTGCTGCGCCGGGTTGCCGGAGCCCGCGATGAGATCGTCGCCTCGCAGGACGCCCCGAAGCTGAATACGCCGCCCTGGCTGCTGAAAAGCTGGACCAGGGCATATGGCGAGGCAACGGCGCTCGCGATTGCCAGCGCACAGGTCAGCGAGCCCTCGCTCGATCTTTCGGTCAAGTCCCAGCCCGCCGAATGGGCGGAGAGGCTGGGCGGCATCGTGCTGCCGACCGGCTCGATCCGTCTCGCGAGCCATGGTCCGCTCGAGGCGCTTCCCGGCTATGCCGATGGCGAATGGTGGGTCCAGGACGCCGCCGCCGCCCTCCCGGCCCGTCTCTTGGGTGACATCGCCGGCAAGTCCGTTATCGACCTCTGTGCCGCGCCGGGCGGAAAGACGGCCCAGCTCGCCGTCGCCGGAGCGAAGGTAACCGCCGTCGACATTTCCGACGCGCGCCTGGCCCGCGTTCGGCAAAACCTCGCCCGCCTTCGGCTCGATGCCACAGTAGTTGCCGCCGACGCGGGCGACTATCTGCCAGCCGAGCCCGTCGACGCCGTCCTGCTCGACGCGCCCTGCTCGGCAACCGGCACCATCCGCCGCCATCCTGACGTCGCATTGCTGAAGCGACCGCAGGATGTGACGGCGCTCGTCGAGATCCAGGCAAGGCTGCTGCAACAGGCGACGCGGATGCTGAAGCCGGGCGGGACGCTGGTCTACTGCACGTGCTCGCTTCAGACGGAAGAGGGCGAGGCGCAGATCCATCGCGCACTCGCCGAACTGCCGCTGGCATTGGAGCCGATCCAGCCATCGGATGTCGGCGGGGTTGGGGAAATCTGCCGCAACGGCTTCCTGAGAAGCTTGCCCTCCGATCTCGTCATGGAGGATGCTCGGCTTTCCGGCCTCGACGGCTTCTTCGCCGCGCGTCTGCGCAAGCTTGGCTGA
- a CDS encoding sensor histidine kinase — MTGDEAPRASPDALLAAAERETRGKLRIFLGAAPGVGKTFAMLQAARAAKAGGLDVVVGLAETHGRAETEALVAGLEILPRISIPYRGRLVPEFDIDAALRRRPQLLLVDEYAHSNVEGSRHAKRWQDVQELIVAGINVWTTLNIQHVESLNDVVQRITGVRVRETVPDTALQKADEIILVDLPPDELIQRLAEGKVYVEDTATRAVQSFFKPSNLTALRELALRRVAARVDSDLLERMQGSAIEGPWAAGERLLVCVGPDVAAERVVREAKRLADLLDASWFAVTVERPGRAVAAGERSRLEAGMRLAESLGAETRSLVATDIAAELLRFSRFENVTQIVIGKARLRRRFRIRTSLADALVAEADGVAIHVVTAETPERPSKLRARLRLPPLGGIAGYVAALASVGLATLVGRGLTEFVALPNVSMLYLLAVLVPAIRYGVWPAIFGSAVSFLTYNFFFIDPIGTFTVARPHELLALVIFLSVAVLISTIAGRAREQTRAAIRRIRATRRLYEFTRKLSALPDGASVAEAATVEIHATLGRAAVILLEKAGDLAIAAAWPPEDRLDTASMTAARWAFDHSEPAGAGTGTLPNAPWRFAPFSGASGSSPIGVIGVERPSAGDAGFDAESETLLATLAEQTAAALLRARLSTEVASARTAAETERVRNILLASISHDFRTPLASILGASTSLLDYGDDIPEATRRDLLGHMRDEAEHLDTMVRNLLSMTRLEAGALDLRRDWIDVAEVLNRAVSAARKRGATQSFTVDTATDLPLLFADPGLIDQALANVVGNAVRYAGPSAKVTLSATADDEMLEIAVTDDGPGIPPEALPHVFEKFVRAARTSGDGGDGSGLGLAITKGIIEAHGGTTLALSPVPGRDAGARVLLRLPLGTPPDLEG; from the coding sequence ATGACCGGTGACGAGGCGCCCCGCGCCTCTCCCGACGCTCTCCTCGCCGCCGCCGAGCGCGAAACGCGCGGCAAGCTTAGGATCTTCCTGGGCGCGGCGCCGGGCGTCGGCAAGACGTTCGCCATGCTGCAGGCCGCCCGCGCCGCCAAGGCGGGCGGCCTCGATGTCGTCGTGGGCCTTGCCGAGACGCATGGCCGCGCCGAGACAGAGGCGCTTGTGGCGGGTCTCGAAATTCTGCCGCGCATCAGCATTCCCTATCGCGGCAGGCTGGTGCCCGAATTCGACATCGACGCCGCCCTGCGCCGCCGGCCGCAACTGCTCCTCGTCGACGAATATGCCCATTCCAATGTCGAGGGCAGCCGCCACGCCAAACGCTGGCAGGATGTCCAGGAACTGATCGTCGCCGGCATCAACGTCTGGACGACGCTCAACATCCAGCATGTCGAGAGCCTCAACGACGTCGTGCAGCGGATCACCGGCGTCCGTGTCCGCGAGACGGTCCCGGATACGGCCCTGCAGAAGGCGGACGAGATCATCCTCGTCGACCTGCCGCCGGACGAACTGATCCAGCGCCTCGCCGAAGGCAAGGTCTATGTCGAGGACACGGCGACAAGAGCCGTCCAGAGCTTCTTCAAGCCGAGCAATCTGACGGCGCTGCGCGAACTCGCGCTTCGCCGCGTTGCCGCACGCGTCGACAGCGACCTGCTGGAACGCATGCAGGGTTCCGCCATCGAGGGACCTTGGGCGGCGGGGGAGCGACTGCTCGTCTGCGTCGGCCCCGACGTCGCCGCCGAACGGGTCGTGCGCGAGGCCAAGCGGCTCGCGGACCTCCTCGATGCCTCCTGGTTCGCCGTCACGGTCGAGCGACCCGGCCGCGCCGTCGCCGCCGGCGAACGCTCCCGCCTCGAGGCTGGCATGCGGTTGGCCGAGAGCCTCGGTGCCGAGACCCGTTCCCTCGTCGCCACGGACATCGCCGCCGAACTTCTGCGATTCTCGCGCTTCGAGAATGTAACGCAGATCGTCATCGGCAAAGCGCGGCTGCGCCGGCGCTTTCGCATTCGCACCAGCCTCGCCGACGCGCTGGTCGCCGAGGCCGACGGCGTCGCGATTCATGTCGTCACGGCGGAGACACCGGAACGCCCGTCAAAGCTTCGGGCGCGGCTCCGCCTGCCTCCGCTGGGCGGGATCGCCGGCTATGTCGCGGCGCTCGCCAGTGTTGGCCTCGCTACTTTGGTTGGACGCGGTCTGACCGAATTTGTCGCCCTGCCGAATGTCTCGATGCTCTATCTGCTGGCTGTGCTCGTTCCGGCAATCCGCTACGGCGTCTGGCCGGCGATCTTCGGGTCGGCGGTCTCCTTCCTCACCTATAATTTCTTCTTCATCGATCCGATCGGCACCTTCACCGTGGCGCGGCCGCACGAATTGCTCGCGCTGGTGATCTTTCTGTCGGTGGCCGTGCTGATCTCGACCATCGCGGGTCGCGCCCGCGAGCAGACGCGGGCGGCGATCCGGCGGATCCGGGCGACACGGCGCCTCTATGAGTTCACGCGCAAGCTATCTGCCCTGCCCGATGGGGCCTCCGTCGCGGAAGCGGCAACGGTGGAAATCCATGCGACGCTCGGCCGTGCGGCCGTCATCCTGCTCGAGAAGGCCGGAGATCTCGCGATCGCGGCTGCCTGGCCGCCCGAAGACCGGCTGGATACCGCGTCCATGACGGCGGCCCGATGGGCATTCGACCACAGCGAGCCGGCCGGGGCCGGCACGGGAACGCTGCCCAATGCGCCATGGCGTTTCGCGCCCTTCTCGGGGGCCAGCGGATCGTCACCCATCGGCGTCATCGGCGTCGAGCGACCCAGCGCGGGCGACGCCGGGTTCGACGCCGAGAGCGAGACGCTGCTGGCGACGCTCGCCGAGCAGACCGCTGCCGCGCTCCTCCGCGCCCGCCTCTCGACGGAGGTGGCCAGCGCCCGCACGGCGGCAGAGACAGAGCGTGTCCGCAATATATTGCTCGCCTCGATCAGCCATGATTTCCGCACGCCGCTGGCCTCGATCCTGGGGGCTTCCACCAGCCTGCTCGACTATGGCGACGACATTCCGGAGGCGACCCGGCGCGATCTGCTGGGCCATATGCGCGACGAGGCGGAACATCTCGACACCATGGTGCGGAACCTTCTTTCCATGACACGGCTGGAGGCCGGGGCGCTGGACCTGCGCCGCGATTGGATCGATGTCGCCGAAGTCCTGAACCGCGCCGTCTCGGCGGCGCGCAAGCGCGGCGCAACGCAGTCTTTCACCGTCGACACGGCAACGGACCTTCCGCTTCTATTCGCCGATCCGGGTCTCATCGACCAGGCGCTCGCCAATGTCGTCGGCAACGCCGTGCGCTATGCGGGACCCAGCGCGAAAGTTACCCTCTCGGCCACGGCGGACGATGAAATGCTGGAGATCGCCGTGACCGACGACGGGCCGGGAATTCCGCCGGAAGCCCTGCCGCATGTCTTTGAGAAATTTGTCAGGGCCGCCCGCACGAGCGGCGATGGTGGCGATGGCTCAGGGCTGGGACTCGCCATCACCAAGGGAATCATCGAGGCTCATGGTGGAACCACACTGGCGCTGAGCCCCGTTCCCGGCCGAGACGCCGGCGCGAGGGTCCTTTTGCGCCTTCCGCTCGGTACGCCGCCGGACCTGGAAGGATAA
- a CDS encoding response regulator: protein MQPPRVLVVDDEPAIHRFMAPALAANGYEALRADTGAEALALAASRQPDLIILDLGLPDMDGKEVIRRLREWSPTPVIVLSARDRDAEKIEALDLGADDFVNKPFSMGELMARLRAALRHRMKEKGETPLLRLADIEIDLPRHRVTRGGEEVKLTPKEFDLLAFLARHTGKVVTHRQILREVWGPAHEYDTQYLRVYVGQLRAKLEPDPANPVLVVTEPGVGYRAGE from the coding sequence ATGCAGCCTCCGCGCGTCCTTGTCGTGGACGATGAGCCAGCCATCCACCGCTTCATGGCGCCTGCGCTGGCCGCCAATGGCTACGAGGCCTTGCGCGCCGATACGGGCGCCGAAGCGCTGGCGCTGGCCGCCAGCCGCCAGCCCGACCTCATCATTCTCGATCTCGGCTTGCCGGATATGGACGGCAAGGAAGTGATCCGACGGCTGCGTGAATGGTCGCCGACGCCGGTCATTGTGCTCTCGGCGCGGGACCGCGATGCGGAGAAGATTGAGGCGCTGGACCTCGGAGCCGACGATTTCGTCAACAAGCCATTCAGCATGGGCGAACTGATGGCGCGGCTGCGCGCGGCGCTGCGCCACCGGATGAAGGAAAAGGGAGAGACCCCACTGCTCCGGCTCGCCGACATCGAGATCGATCTGCCCCGCCACCGCGTCACCCGCGGCGGAGAAGAAGTGAAGCTGACGCCGAAGGAATTCGACCTTCTCGCCTTTCTCGCCCGCCATACCGGCAAGGTGGTCACGCATCGCCAGATCCTGCGCGAAGTCTGGGGACCGGCGCATGAGTACGACACGCAATATCTGCGCGTCTATGTCGGACAGCTCCGCGCCAAGCTGGAGCCCGATCCTGCCAATCCGGTACTGGTCGTCACGGAGCCGGGGGTCGGATACCGGGCGGGAGAATAG
- the kdpB gene encoding potassium-transporting ATPase subunit KdpB, with translation MSPKSHTAQTGSAFASPELIGRASRDALLKLNPAHLMRNPVIFVTEVVAALVTILFVRDLLAGNPLGFTGQIAAWLWFTVLFANFAEAIAEGRGRAQADTLRKARTDTLAKRLRDLADKARIDKVSALDLKVGDLVYVEVGDLIPGDGEIVEGIASVNEAAITGESAPVIRESGGDRSAVTGGTTVISDWLVVRITAGPGSSFLDRMIALVEGAERQKTPNEIALSILLIGMTLIFLITVVALAGLGRYSSADVPVPVLVALLVTLIPTTIGGLLSAIGIAGMDRLIRHNVLAMSGRAVEAAGDVDTLLLDKTGTITFGNRMATEIIPVPGITEIEAAQLAVEASLADETAEGRSILTLAREHFGIPVPQGPPEGAVFIPFSAATRLSGVDIGERRIRKGAIDAVKRFVAGMTDRSAPEIPAFNAAVERIARSGGTPLGLAENGRLIAVIHLKDVVKPDIKERFAELRRMGIRTVMVTGDNPITAAAIASEAGVDDFIAEATPQDKLAYIRNEQRQGRLVAMCGDGTNDAPALAQADVGVAMQSGTQAAREAGNMVDLDSDPTKLIEIVGIGKQLLMTRGALTTFSIANDVAKYFAIIPALFIAAIPELGLLNVMGLHSPQSAILSAVIFNALIIIALIPLALRGVAYSAREAGAVLSRNLLIYGLGGILVPFIGIKLIDLVIVAIGLA, from the coding sequence ATGTCCCCCAAATCCCATACGGCGCAGACCGGCTCCGCCTTCGCCTCGCCCGAACTGATCGGTCGGGCGTCCCGCGACGCGCTCCTCAAGCTCAACCCGGCGCATCTCATGCGCAATCCGGTGATCTTCGTCACCGAGGTGGTGGCCGCGCTGGTCACAATCCTGTTCGTCCGCGACCTCCTCGCCGGAAATCCGCTCGGCTTCACCGGCCAGATCGCGGCCTGGCTATGGTTCACCGTGCTCTTCGCCAATTTCGCCGAGGCGATCGCCGAAGGCCGCGGCCGGGCCCAGGCCGACACGTTGCGCAAGGCACGCACCGACACGCTCGCCAAGCGTCTGCGCGACCTTGCCGACAAGGCGCGCATCGACAAGGTTTCGGCACTCGATCTGAAGGTTGGAGACCTCGTCTATGTCGAGGTCGGCGACCTGATCCCTGGCGACGGCGAGATCGTCGAGGGCATCGCCTCGGTCAACGAGGCGGCGATCACCGGCGAATCGGCCCCCGTCATCCGCGAATCGGGTGGCGACCGGTCGGCCGTCACCGGCGGCACGACCGTGATCTCGGATTGGCTTGTCGTGCGCATCACCGCCGGCCCCGGCTCCTCCTTCCTCGACCGCATGATTGCGCTGGTAGAAGGTGCCGAACGGCAGAAGACGCCAAACGAGATCGCCCTCTCGATCCTGCTGATCGGCATGACGCTGATCTTTCTGATCACCGTCGTCGCCCTCGCCGGTCTCGGCCGTTATTCCTCGGCGGACGTGCCGGTGCCGGTGCTCGTCGCCCTGCTCGTAACGCTGATCCCGACGACGATCGGCGGCCTGCTCTCGGCGATCGGTATCGCCGGCATGGACCGACTGATCCGCCACAACGTCCTCGCCATGTCCGGCCGCGCCGTCGAGGCCGCCGGTGATGTTGACACGCTGCTGCTCGACAAGACCGGCACCATCACCTTCGGCAATCGCATGGCAACCGAGATCATCCCAGTCCCCGGCATCACGGAAATCGAGGCCGCACAGCTCGCCGTCGAGGCCAGCCTTGCCGATGAGACCGCCGAGGGCCGGTCGATCCTGACGCTGGCCCGCGAGCATTTCGGCATCCCGGTTCCTCAGGGTCCGCCGGAAGGGGCCGTCTTCATCCCCTTCTCCGCCGCCACGCGCCTGTCCGGCGTCGACATCGGCGAACGCCGCATCCGCAAGGGCGCGATCGACGCCGTGAAGCGTTTTGTCGCCGGCATGACGGATCGCAGCGCGCCGGAGATCCCGGCCTTCAACGCCGCGGTCGAGCGGATCGCCCGTTCGGGTGGAACCCCGCTCGGTCTCGCCGAGAATGGCCGCCTCATCGCCGTGATCCATCTGAAGGACGTGGTGAAGCCGGACATCAAGGAGCGCTTCGCCGAACTCCGCCGCATGGGTATCCGCACGGTGATGGTGACCGGCGACAACCCGATCACCGCCGCGGCGATCGCCTCCGAGGCTGGCGTCGACGATTTCATCGCCGAGGCCACCCCGCAGGACAAGCTCGCCTATATCCGCAACGAACAGCGCCAAGGCCGGCTGGTCGCCATGTGCGGTGACGGCACCAATGACGCCCCGGCGCTCGCCCAGGCGGATGTCGGCGTTGCCATGCAGAGCGGCACCCAGGCGGCACGCGAGGCGGGCAACATGGTCGATCTCGACAGTGATCCGACCAAGCTGATCGAGATCGTCGGCATCGGCAAGCAATTGCTGATGACGCGCGGCGCGCTCACCACCTTCTCGATCGCCAATGACGTCGCGAAATATTTCGCCATCATACCGGCGCTCTTCATCGCCGCGATACCCGAGCTCGGCCTGCTCAACGTCATGGGTCTGCATTCGCCGCAGAGCGCCATTCTGTCCGCCGTCATCTTCAACGCCCTGATCATCATCGCGCTGATTCCGCTCGCCCTGCGAGGCGTCGCCTATTCGGCGCGCGAGGCCGGCGCCGTGCTCTCCCGCAACCTGCTGATCTACGGCCTTGGCGGCATTCTCGTACCCTTCATCGGCATCAAGCTCATCGATCTTGTGATCGTCGCCATCGGCCTTGCTTGA
- the htpX gene encoding zinc metalloprotease HtpX: MNMMRTALLLAALTAIFMAVGYLVGGVGGMGIAFLVAAGMNVFSYWNSDKMVLSMYGAREVDERTAPEYYGIVKRLAARAGLPMPKVFIIDSPQPNAFATGRNPQNAAVAASAGLLRTLSADEVAGVMAHELAHVKHHDTLTMTITATIAGAVSMLANFAFFFGGRRDSNSPFGAIGAIAAALLAPIAAMLVQMAISRSREYAADRMGAEISGQPRALASALSKIAGEASRIPNEAAEANPATAHLFIINPLSGQRMDNLFSTHPATENRIAALMAMDREMGPAPAASRVGLPGGFGARRAGGSTASGRQGPWG; encoded by the coding sequence ATGAACATGATGCGGACCGCCCTCCTGCTCGCTGCCCTGACGGCGATCTTCATGGCCGTCGGCTATCTCGTCGGTGGCGTGGGCGGCATGGGGATCGCCTTTCTTGTCGCCGCGGGCATGAACGTCTTCAGCTATTGGAACTCCGACAAGATGGTGCTGTCGATGTATGGCGCCAGGGAGGTCGACGAACGCACCGCGCCGGAATATTACGGCATCGTCAAGCGACTGGCCGCCCGCGCCGGCCTGCCCATGCCGAAGGTCTTCATCATCGATTCGCCCCAGCCCAACGCCTTCGCCACCGGCCGCAATCCGCAGAATGCAGCCGTCGCCGCGTCGGCCGGACTTCTGCGCACGCTTAGCGCCGACGAAGTCGCCGGCGTGATGGCGCATGAGCTGGCGCATGTGAAGCATCACGATACGCTGACCATGACGATCACCGCGACGATCGCCGGCGCGGTGTCGATGCTCGCGAATTTCGCCTTCTTCTTTGGCGGCCGGCGCGATTCGAACAGTCCTTTCGGCGCGATCGGCGCCATCGCGGCGGCGCTTCTGGCGCCGATTGCCGCGATGCTGGTGCAGATGGCCATCAGCCGTTCGCGCGAATATGCTGCGGATCGCATGGGCGCGGAGATTTCCGGCCAGCCCCGTGCCCTCGCCTCGGCGCTTTCGAAAATCGCCGGGGAGGCAAGTCGCATTCCCAACGAGGCGGCCGAGGCCAATCCGGCGACGGCCCATCTCTTCATCATCAACCCCCTTTCTGGTCAGCGTATGGACAATCTTTTCTCGACCCACCCCGCGACCGAAAACCGGATCGCGGCGCTGATGGCCATGGACCGGGAGATGGGACCTGCCCCCGCCGCGTCCCGCGTCGGCCTGCCGGGAGGCTTTGGCGCCAGGCGAGCCGGTGGATCGACCGCGAGCGGTCGCCAGGGACCATGGGGTTGA
- the kdpC gene encoding potassium-transporting ATPase subunit KdpC, whose translation MFSNLRPTLTLLAAFTIVTGIAYPLAMTEVAGAILPRQAGGSLIVRDGTAIGSSLIGQSFAGAGYFHPRPSAAGNGYDASASSGTNLAPTSAKLADRLKTDAAAYRAAGMTGPIPADAITTSGSGLDPHISPAFAQAQIPAVAKARGLPGTLVRDLVNAHIEGPELGFLGDPRVNVLQLNLALDDAAKSSGATPAAPGTSPAP comes from the coding sequence ATGTTCTCCAATCTTCGTCCAACCCTCACCCTCCTCGCCGCCTTCACCATCGTCACCGGCATCGCCTATCCATTGGCGATGACGGAAGTCGCCGGGGCCATCCTGCCTCGCCAGGCGGGCGGCAGCCTGATCGTCCGGGACGGCACCGCCATCGGCTCCAGCCTGATCGGCCAGAGTTTCGCCGGCGCCGGCTATTTCCACCCGCGCCCCTCTGCCGCCGGCAACGGCTATGACGCCAGCGCCTCGTCGGGCACCAATCTCGCCCCGACCAGCGCCAAGCTTGCCGATCGCCTGAAGACCGATGCGGCGGCCTACCGCGCGGCCGGCATGACCGGCCCTATACCCGCCGATGCGATCACCACCTCCGGCAGCGGCCTCGATCCGCATATCTCGCCGGCCTTCGCGCAGGCGCAGATTCCGGCCGTCGCCAAGGCGCGCGGCCTGCCCGGAACGCTTGTGCGCGATCTGGTGAACGCGCACATAGAAGGTCCGGAACTCGGTTTCCTCGGCGATCCTCGCGTCAATGTGCTTCAGCTCAATCTTGCATTGGACGACGCGGCCAAGTCGTCGGGCGCCACTCCGGCTGCGCCCGGCACGTCGCCGGCACCCTGA
- a CDS encoding DUF1674 domain-containing protein: MTGPIPNDPKPLSSAAIRALAEAEARRGKIEGAADRPREILGRAGPEPVRYGDWENKGIASDF; this comes from the coding sequence ATGACGGGACCGATACCGAACGATCCGAAGCCGCTCAGCTCCGCCGCCATTCGGGCGCTGGCCGAGGCTGAAGCCAGGCGCGGGAAGATCGAGGGTGCCGCCGACCGCCCACGCGAAATCCTCGGCCGCGCCGGGCCCGAGCCCGTCCGCTATGGCGATTGGGAGAACAAGGGCATCGCCAGCGATTTCTGA